A genomic window from Sulfurospirillum multivorans DSM 12446 includes:
- a CDS encoding histidinol-phosphatase: protein MMIDLHNHTPLCNHADGSIEAYVQAAIEKKIDVFGFSDHAPMNFDEAYRMDFSQMENYENDVLHVKETYHDQIQILLAYEVDFLEGYIDERVLKRSVDYFIGSVHFLGAWGFDNPEFIGEYRTKNIDEVWERYFAAIGAMAKSGLFDIVGHLDLIKVFNYLPKKDVRLIAKNAIKAIKKANMTIELNAAGFRKPVGEAYPSHPLMELIAEHDIPITFGSDAHTVQHIGLRQEELRLIAKAFGYKKCATFESRDRILVNF from the coding sequence ATGATGATTGATTTACATAACCACACCCCTTTATGCAACCATGCAGATGGAAGCATTGAAGCGTATGTACAAGCCGCCATAGAGAAAAAAATAGATGTTTTTGGCTTTTCCGATCACGCGCCTATGAACTTTGATGAGGCGTATCGTATGGATTTTTCCCAAATGGAAAATTATGAAAACGATGTTTTACATGTAAAAGAAACCTACCACGATCAGATCCAAATTTTACTCGCCTATGAGGTCGATTTTTTAGAAGGGTATATTGATGAGCGTGTGCTGAAACGAAGTGTTGATTATTTTATAGGCTCTGTCCATTTTTTAGGCGCTTGGGGCTTTGACAATCCCGAATTTATCGGAGAGTACCGTACCAAAAACATTGATGAAGTGTGGGAGCGCTATTTTGCAGCGATTGGAGCCATGGCAAAGAGCGGATTATTTGATATTGTTGGGCATTTGGACTTGATTAAAGTCTTTAATTATTTGCCCAAAAAAGATGTCAGACTCATCGCAAAAAATGCCATAAAAGCGATTAAAAAAGCCAATATGACGATCGAGCTCAATGCCGCTGGCTTTCGTAAACCCGTAGGTGAAGCGTACCCAAGCCATCCCTTGATGGAGTTGATCGCAGAACATGATATTCCAATTACCTTTGGTTCGGATGCGCATACCGTTCAGCATATTGGATTGCGCCAAGAAGAGTTGCGGTTGATTGCAAAAGCATTTGGGTATAAAAAATGTGCAACTTTTGAAAGCAGAGATCGAATATTGGTTAATTTTTAA
- the glnA gene encoding type I glutamate--ammonia ligase, protein MGKFVNSVEEFFKYATDNEVEFVDFRFTDMKGTWHHLTYTIESISAESFTNGIPFDGSSIDAWQPINKSDMLLKPEAESAFLDPFTADSTVVVFCDVFDIYKGELYEKCPRSIAKKTLKYLAETGLGDVAYFGPENEFFVFDDVKIRDDINCSYYEVDSEEGGWNSAKNFTDGYNTGHRPGTKGGYFPVQPIDSMVDLRAEMVQTLKQVGLEVFVVHHEVAQAQGEIGVKFGTLIEAADNVQKYKYVVKMVAHLNGKTATFMPKPLYGDNGSGMHVHQSIWKDGKNMFFKAGEYANLSDMARWYIGGILKHARSVAAFTNPSTNSYKRLIPGFEAPSILTYSMQNRSASCRIPYGAGEKSVRVEMRFPDSTSCPYLAFASMLLAGIDGINTKTEPIGPMDEDLFELTLDEIREKGINQMPHTLRGSLEALIRDNEYLKPVMTPEFLDTYQHYKFETQVWPDEARPTAFEFKTMFSC, encoded by the coding sequence ATGGGTAAATTCGTTAACAGTGTTGAAGAATTTTTCAAATACGCTACTGACAATGAAGTTGAATTTGTCGATTTCCGTTTCACTGACATGAAAGGAACATGGCATCACCTTACATATACTATTGAATCAATCAGTGCAGAATCTTTCACCAATGGTATTCCTTTTGATGGCTCATCAATCGATGCGTGGCAACCCATCAACAAATCCGATATGTTGCTTAAACCAGAAGCAGAGAGCGCGTTTTTAGACCCTTTCACAGCGGATTCAACGGTTGTTGTATTCTGTGATGTTTTCGACATCTATAAAGGTGAACTTTATGAGAAATGTCCAAGAAGTATCGCTAAAAAAACATTGAAATACCTTGCTGAGACAGGTTTGGGTGATGTCGCTTACTTTGGTCCAGAAAATGAATTCTTCGTATTTGATGATGTGAAAATCAGAGATGACATTAACTGTTCTTACTATGAAGTAGACTCTGAAGAAGGCGGCTGGAATAGCGCAAAAAACTTTACTGATGGTTATAACACAGGTCACCGCCCCGGCACAAAAGGTGGTTACTTCCCCGTTCAACCAATCGACTCAATGGTAGATTTACGTGCTGAAATGGTTCAAACACTCAAACAAGTTGGTCTTGAAGTATTCGTTGTTCATCACGAAGTTGCTCAAGCACAAGGCGAAATTGGTGTTAAATTTGGAACATTGATTGAAGCAGCGGATAACGTTCAAAAATACAAATACGTTGTAAAAATGGTAGCGCACCTTAACGGTAAAACAGCAACCTTTATGCCAAAACCACTTTACGGTGACAATGGTAGCGGTATGCACGTTCACCAATCTATCTGGAAAGATGGCAAAAACATGTTCTTTAAGGCTGGCGAATACGCAAACCTTAGCGACATGGCTCGTTGGTACATCGGTGGTATCTTGAAACACGCACGTAGTGTTGCGGCGTTTACAAACCCATCAACCAACTCATACAAACGTCTCATTCCAGGATTTGAAGCTCCTTCAATCCTTACATACTCTATGCAAAACCGTTCTGCTTCATGTCGTATCCCTTACGGTGCGGGTGAGAAATCGGTTCGTGTTGAAATGCGTTTCCCAGATTCAACATCTTGTCCATACCTTGCATTTGCTTCTATGCTTCTTGCTGGAATTGATGGTATCAACACTAAAACTGAGCCTATTGGACCAATGGATGAAGATTTGTTTGAACTCACACTTGATGAAATTAGAGAAAAAGGTATTAACCAAATGCCTCATACCCTAAGAGGTTCACTTGAAGCGTTAATCCGTGACAACGAGTATCTTAAACCGGTTATGACACCAGAGTTTTTGGACACGTATCAACACTACAAATTTGAAACGCAAGTTTGGCCAGATGAGGCTAGACCTACTGCGTTTGAATTTAAAACAATGTTCTCTTGCTAA
- a CDS encoding penicillin-binding protein 1A, with amino-acid sequence MKYIITILTMLGFAAVMAIIFLYAQIRFDADKIIDYNPKLTTQIYDRNGDLVANLFDDENRIYVEYKDIPSRVIEALVATEDTSFFEHNGINIEAIFRALIKDIHAMKLVEGASTITQQLIKNTVLTRQKTLTRKINEAILAYTVEAALTKEQILERYFNHVYFGHGYYGIKTASLGYFKKPLEGLSLKEIAMLVGLPKAPSSYDPTRHMDLSLSRANQVLSRLYTLGWISEAEYTKATLEHPMVYDETLTRNRAPYVVDEVIKSLASEYDDIKKGGYKIYLTIDLKMQQLAHDALNVGYKGMVARMGKDANATELNGAMVVMENNTGNVLALVGGIDYAKSSFNRATQSKRQPGSSFKPFLYQKALDWGYSPLSEIPDISRTYVNSETDEEWKPKNYENDFEGLITLKEALVHSRNLATINLLSLLGMDSVYKELKKDGFKNIAMDLTLALGSFGISPLEYSSFYSMFPNYGVKVEPLLVKKVITRQGVEKVYETESQILTSPKQSYLMIDMLKEVVKRGTGRNAQVPGIEIGGKTGTTNSSVDVWFCGFSPDIEVITWYGNDNNTPLKKGETGGRSAAPAFKYFMTKYVELHPETTREFKMPEGVNARKVDGTTEFFTDVSPFPKSSTKELNEEGGLMF; translated from the coding sequence GTGAAATACATTATAACAATTTTAACCATGCTTGGATTTGCAGCGGTTATGGCCATTATCTTTTTATACGCACAGATTCGGTTTGATGCCGATAAAATTATTGACTATAACCCAAAATTAACCACACAAATTTACGATCGCAACGGTGATCTTGTTGCTAATCTTTTTGATGATGAAAATAGGATCTATGTTGAGTACAAAGATATTCCTTCACGTGTTATTGAAGCGTTGGTTGCAACCGAAGATACCTCATTTTTTGAGCACAATGGTATTAATATTGAAGCGATTTTTAGAGCGCTGATTAAAGATATTCATGCCATGAAACTGGTTGAGGGGGCAAGTACGATCACTCAACAGCTCATCAAAAATACCGTTTTGACACGCCAAAAAACCTTGACCCGTAAAATCAACGAAGCGATTCTTGCCTACACGGTTGAAGCCGCATTGACCAAAGAGCAGATTTTAGAGCGTTACTTTAATCATGTCTATTTTGGGCATGGTTATTACGGGATTAAAACCGCGTCTCTTGGGTATTTTAAAAAACCACTTGAAGGACTGAGTCTTAAAGAGATTGCCATGTTAGTCGGACTTCCTAAGGCACCTAGTTCGTATGACCCAACGCGCCATATGGATCTCTCCCTAAGCAGGGCCAATCAAGTTCTCAGCCGTCTTTATACCCTCGGCTGGATCAGTGAGGCGGAATACACTAAAGCAACCTTGGAGCATCCAATGGTGTATGACGAAACCTTAACACGCAATCGTGCCCCTTATGTGGTGGATGAAGTGATTAAAAGCTTAGCCTCAGAGTACGACGATATCAAAAAAGGTGGGTATAAAATTTACCTTACGATTGATCTTAAGATGCAACAACTTGCTCATGACGCCCTTAATGTAGGGTATAAAGGAATGGTTGCTCGTATGGGAAAAGATGCCAATGCAACAGAGCTCAATGGTGCGATGGTGGTTATGGAAAACAACACGGGCAATGTTTTAGCGCTTGTGGGTGGCATTGATTATGCAAAAAGCAGTTTTAATCGTGCAACACAGAGCAAACGCCAACCAGGATCAAGTTTTAAGCCTTTCTTGTACCAAAAAGCTTTGGATTGGGGTTATTCACCACTGTCTGAAATTCCTGATATTTCACGAACCTATGTCAACAGTGAAACCGATGAAGAGTGGAAACCAAAAAACTATGAAAATGATTTTGAAGGTTTGATCACACTTAAAGAGGCGTTGGTGCATTCGCGTAACCTTGCTACGATCAATCTTTTATCGCTTTTAGGAATGGACAGTGTCTATAAAGAGCTAAAAAAAGATGGTTTTAAAAATATTGCTATGGATTTAACACTCGCCCTTGGAAGCTTTGGTATTTCACCGCTTGAATACAGTAGTTTTTACTCCATGTTCCCTAATTATGGTGTGAAAGTCGAACCGCTTCTTGTCAAGAAAGTGATCACGCGTCAAGGAGTTGAAAAAGTGTATGAAACAGAGAGTCAAATCCTTACTTCTCCCAAGCAGAGCTACTTGATGATTGATATGCTCAAAGAGGTTGTGAAACGAGGAACAGGACGAAATGCGCAAGTTCCGGGCATCGAAATTGGAGGAAAAACAGGAACAACCAATAGCAGTGTGGATGTCTGGTTTTGTGGTTTTTCACCGGATATTGAAGTGATTACCTGGTATGGCAATGACAACAATACCCCGCTTAAAAAAGGCGAAACGGGTGGTCGTTCTGCGGCACCTGCGTTTAAATACTTTATGACAAAGTATGTTGAACTGCATCCTGAAACCACACGTGAATTTAAGATGCCAGAAGGTGTCAATGCCCGAAAGGTTGATGGAACCACAGAGTTTTTTACCGATGTCTCACCGTTTCCAAAGAGCAGCACCAAAGAGTTAAACGAAGAGGGTGGTTTGATGTTCTAA
- a CDS encoding ATP-binding cassette domain-containing protein produces the protein MSFTCKELVIQHKAKTLLHVSFSFARSFALIGESGSGKSLTLKALLGMLPHELKSTLSYNASYELKRGESIAFVPQNPFTALSPLTKIEKQFMAPLERAQKYLRMVNLDVDFLDRFPSELSGGQLQRLIIAMALSIEPRLLLLDEPTTALDEESKTTVLELIATLQKECGFDLLFVTHDIGTIEHLCDEVGIIKNGKIIESGLTQQILNDPKEAYTKQLLASGFRQRSFRE, from the coding sequence TTGAGCTTTACATGTAAAGAGCTTGTGATTCAACATAAAGCTAAAACCCTTTTGCATGTAAGCTTTTCGTTTGCGCGATCGTTTGCGCTGATTGGGGAGAGTGGCAGTGGAAAAAGTTTGACGCTGAAGGCACTTTTAGGTATGTTACCGCATGAGTTAAAGAGCACACTGTCGTACAACGCTAGTTATGAACTCAAACGAGGAGAGAGCATCGCTTTTGTGCCTCAAAACCCTTTTACAGCGCTTTCTCCACTCACCAAAATCGAAAAGCAGTTTATGGCACCACTTGAGAGGGCGCAAAAGTACCTTCGCATGGTCAATTTGGATGTGGACTTTTTAGACCGCTTTCCCTCCGAGCTGAGCGGTGGGCAGTTGCAACGCCTCATCATCGCGATGGCACTGAGCATAGAGCCTCGTTTACTCCTTTTGGATGAGCCGACCACGGCGCTGGATGAAGAGAGTAAAACCACGGTTTTAGAGTTGATCGCAACGCTTCAAAAAGAGTGTGGGTTTGATCTGCTTTTTGTGACGCATGATATTGGAACGATTGAGCATTTATGCGATGAAGTGGGTATTATTAAAAATGGAAAAATCATTGAGTCTGGTTTGACGCAACAGATATTAAACGACCCAAAAGAGGCATACACGAAGCAGCTTTTGGCGTCTGGATTTCGACAAAGGAGTTTTAGAGAGTGA
- a CDS encoding aminotransferase class I/II-fold pyridoxal phosphate-dependent enzyme yields the protein MYQNEIQAITKANRYRSRKLYDESLADFSSNDYLGFAQNHTLFERAVAQVSIYKTHAPKASILVNGYHPIHEEFEAFLMRHNGFEAALVCGSGFLANFSLIEALPRKRDLLLLDEAYHASGMVASKTVDAEVLTFKHNDANHLESLINTHNHNRIIIAVEGIYSMSGDLLNPDIFEIADRYNAILIVDEAHSVGVVGDNLRGVFDLFHITPKANHIKMGTLGKALGSYGAYILCSQHIAEFLQNRAKAIIYTTAPSLFDIALGYQGLLYILKNRAKLKADIAERQKVVHECLGVKIDGLICSYPLSTGADALGVQQSLIVEGFLVGAIRPPTVPRPILRIIPRLGESVEQLRALCSLIQKGSF from the coding sequence ATGTATCAAAACGAAATCCAAGCCATCACCAAAGCCAATCGCTACCGAAGCCGTAAGCTTTACGATGAATCTTTGGCGGATTTTAGCTCGAACGATTACCTCGGTTTTGCACAAAATCACACCCTTTTTGAACGCGCTGTGGCGCAAGTTTCGATCTATAAAACTCACGCGCCCAAGGCGTCTATTTTGGTCAATGGCTATCATCCCATTCATGAAGAGTTTGAAGCATTCTTAATGCGCCATAACGGTTTTGAAGCCGCTCTTGTGTGTGGCAGTGGTTTTTTAGCCAATTTTTCACTTATTGAAGCGTTACCGCGTAAACGGGATCTTTTGCTCTTGGACGAAGCGTATCATGCGAGTGGCATGGTCGCTTCTAAAACGGTGGATGCCGAAGTGTTGACGTTTAAGCACAACGATGCCAATCATCTTGAAAGTCTGATTAACACGCACAACCACAACCGCATTATCATCGCGGTTGAGGGCATTTATTCGATGAGTGGCGATCTTCTAAATCCCGATATTTTTGAGATAGCCGATCGTTATAACGCGATTTTAATTGTCGATGAAGCACACAGTGTGGGCGTTGTAGGCGACAATCTTCGAGGTGTGTTTGATCTCTTTCACATTACCCCCAAAGCAAACCATATCAAAATGGGAACCCTTGGAAAAGCGCTCGGAAGTTATGGCGCGTATATTTTATGTTCACAGCACATCGCAGAATTTTTACAAAATCGTGCCAAAGCGATCATTTATACCACAGCACCCTCTTTGTTTGATATTGCCCTAGGCTATCAAGGTTTGCTGTACATTCTTAAAAACAGAGCTAAACTCAAAGCCGATATTGCTGAGCGTCAAAAGGTTGTGCATGAATGTTTAGGTGTCAAAATAGATGGACTGATTTGCTCGTATCCTTTATCCACTGGAGCGGATGCGTTGGGAGTTCAGCAAAGCTTGATCGTCGAGGGATTTTTGGTCGGAGCGATTCGCCCACCCACCGTTCCAAGGCCCATTTTGCGCATCATCCCTCGTTTGGGTGAGAGCGTAGAACAGCTTCGTGCGTTGTGCTCTTTGATCCAAAAGGGGTCATTTTGA
- the maf gene encoding septum formation inhibitor Maf: MQTIVLGSSSITRAELLTKFGVPFIQRDPGFDEESLRIADPAHFVYHATKGKMQSYLETYDLEMPVLCADTVVTANGQILRKAKDKADAKRILEAQSGNTVSILSCMIYKSKTIELIDLSTTDYLFLPFEPKALHDYLESDEWKGKAGACMVEGFCKSYIKEVVGLESTAMGLSVEKLLPFLPL, encoded by the coding sequence ATGCAAACGATCGTGCTTGGCTCCTCTTCCATTACGCGCGCGGAACTGCTTACGAAATTTGGCGTTCCGTTCATCCAACGAGATCCTGGGTTTGACGAAGAGAGCCTTCGCATCGCTGATCCAGCCCATTTTGTCTACCATGCGACGAAAGGGAAAATGCAGAGTTACCTTGAAACGTACGACTTGGAAATGCCTGTTTTGTGCGCCGATACCGTAGTTACAGCCAATGGGCAGATTTTGCGTAAAGCCAAAGACAAAGCCGATGCCAAGCGCATTTTAGAGGCACAAAGTGGCAACACGGTGAGCATTTTGAGCTGCATGATTTACAAATCCAAAACGATTGAGCTTATTGATCTCTCCACAACGGACTATCTTTTCTTGCCATTTGAGCCCAAAGCACTGCATGATTATTTAGAAAGCGATGAGTGGAAGGGTAAAGCAGGAGCGTGTATGGTAGAAGGCTTTTGTAAGTCCTACATCAAAGAGGTGGTCGGACTTGAGAGTACCGCCATGGGGCTTAGCGTTGAGAAGCTGTTGCCTTTTTTACCCCTGTAA
- the alaS gene encoding alanine--tRNA ligase: protein MDVRAEFLKFFEQKGHKIIESSPLVPDDATLLFTNAGMVPFKSVFTGEVPRPNPPRATTCQTCIRAGGKHNDLDNVGYTARHHTFFEMLGNFSFGDYFKEDAISHAWEFVTDVLKLPKDKLWVTVHESDDEAEAIWKKHIDASRIMRFGDKDNFWQMGDTGPCGPCSEIFIDQGAENFNTPEDYMGGDGDRFLEIWNLVFMQYERDSSGVLHPLPKPSIDTGMGLERVTAVQEGVFSNYDSSLFIPLTDKVAELCGKPYAYKTGASYRVIADHIRAVSFLVAQGTTFGRVGRGYVLRRILRRAVRHGYLLGLREPFMYKLLDTLCALMGKQYPYLVAKKEVIAEQIKNEEESFFTTIASGLELFEKELPNTKTMFSGEVAFKLYDTYGFPLDLTADMLREKGLSVNEAEFEALMAEQKARSKASWKGSGDKATQGEFKPLLEKFGLNTFVGYMQKEAKTKVLALLDENFKEVQSLDENGWVMFEQTPFYAMSGGQSGDEGVIEGYGKVLDTKKFFDLNLSLVELEKPLHVNDEVSLSVDVSRLEIERHHSATHLLHSALRKVLGEHVSQAGSLVEKDRLRFDFSHPKALSFEEIAKVEAFVNSVIASGVSGETKLMNVEEAKNSGAMALFGEKYGSEVRVVSFGDASVELCGGTHVENTANIGSFFIQKESGVSAGVRRIEAICGSAALSYAQSLRSDLEAIKESVKHKEPLIGINRLKEEIKTLKTEVESLNAHAGKSVESLHVNGVELIVDVLGAGDIKARIDDLKNEKNSVAVLLLQVKDDKVMIAAGVKNAAIKAGAWIKEIAPIVGGGGGGRDDFAQAGGKDASKIEEAKSAALAYAKSILQG, encoded by the coding sequence ATGGATGTTAGAGCTGAGTTTTTAAAGTTTTTTGAACAAAAAGGTCACAAGATTATCGAGAGTTCTCCCCTTGTGCCCGATGACGCGACGCTTCTGTTTACCAACGCAGGCATGGTTCCTTTTAAGAGTGTTTTCACAGGCGAAGTGCCTCGCCCAAACCCTCCGCGTGCGACAACCTGTCAAACGTGCATCCGTGCAGGTGGAAAACACAATGACCTTGATAACGTCGGCTACACAGCGCGCCATCATACTTTTTTTGAAATGCTTGGAAACTTCTCTTTTGGCGATTATTTTAAAGAAGATGCCATCTCTCATGCGTGGGAGTTTGTCACAGACGTTTTAAAACTTCCCAAAGACAAACTCTGGGTGACCGTTCATGAGAGCGATGATGAGGCAGAAGCGATTTGGAAAAAACACATCGACGCGAGTCGCATTATGCGCTTTGGTGATAAAGACAACTTCTGGCAAATGGGCGATACGGGACCATGCGGTCCGTGCAGCGAAATCTTCATCGATCAAGGGGCTGAAAACTTCAACACGCCTGAGGATTATATGGGCGGCGATGGTGATCGTTTCTTAGAGATTTGGAATCTTGTGTTTATGCAGTACGAGCGCGACTCTTCAGGTGTGCTTCATCCGCTTCCTAAACCTTCTATCGACACGGGTATGGGTTTAGAGCGTGTCACAGCGGTGCAAGAAGGCGTTTTCAGCAATTATGACTCTTCACTCTTTATCCCATTAACGGACAAAGTCGCTGAGCTGTGCGGAAAACCGTATGCGTATAAAACGGGAGCAAGTTACCGTGTTATCGCCGATCACATTCGCGCTGTCTCTTTTCTTGTAGCCCAAGGCACAACCTTTGGTCGTGTAGGACGTGGGTATGTGCTAAGACGCATCCTAAGACGTGCAGTCAGACATGGTTATTTGTTGGGTCTTCGTGAGCCGTTTATGTACAAACTTCTTGATACCTTATGTGCGCTTATGGGCAAACAGTACCCGTACCTTGTTGCTAAAAAAGAGGTCATCGCTGAGCAGATTAAAAATGAAGAAGAGAGCTTCTTTACGACTATCGCTTCAGGACTGGAACTCTTTGAAAAAGAACTCCCCAATACCAAAACGATGTTCAGCGGTGAAGTTGCGTTTAAACTCTATGACACCTATGGCTTCCCTCTTGATTTGACAGCAGATATGCTTCGTGAAAAAGGGCTTAGTGTCAATGAAGCGGAGTTTGAAGCTTTGATGGCGGAGCAAAAAGCGCGTTCTAAAGCCTCATGGAAAGGAAGTGGTGACAAAGCAACCCAAGGTGAGTTTAAACCGCTCCTTGAAAAATTTGGTCTCAATACTTTTGTTGGTTACATGCAAAAAGAGGCCAAAACCAAAGTCTTAGCACTCTTAGATGAAAACTTCAAAGAGGTTCAAAGTTTAGACGAAAACGGTTGGGTGATGTTTGAACAAACCCCATTTTACGCGATGAGCGGTGGACAAAGTGGCGATGAGGGTGTCATTGAAGGCTATGGAAAAGTGCTCGATACGAAGAAATTTTTTGACCTTAATCTTTCCCTTGTTGAGCTTGAAAAACCTTTACATGTAAACGATGAGGTAAGCCTCAGTGTGGATGTCTCACGCCTTGAGATCGAAAGACATCACAGTGCAACACACTTGCTACACAGCGCACTTCGTAAAGTCTTGGGTGAGCATGTTTCTCAAGCGGGTAGTTTGGTCGAAAAAGACAGACTTCGTTTTGACTTCTCACATCCAAAAGCACTCAGTTTTGAAGAGATCGCTAAGGTTGAAGCGTTTGTGAACAGTGTCATCGCGAGTGGTGTTTCGGGAGAGACAAAACTGATGAATGTCGAAGAGGCTAAAAACAGTGGCGCTATGGCGCTTTTTGGCGAAAAATACGGCTCAGAAGTGCGTGTGGTCAGTTTTGGTGATGCGAGTGTTGAGCTGTGCGGTGGAACGCATGTTGAGAACACTGCCAATATCGGAAGCTTCTTTATTCAAAAAGAGAGCGGTGTGAGTGCGGGTGTCAGACGTATCGAAGCGATTTGCGGAAGTGCGGCACTTTCTTATGCGCAAAGTTTAAGAAGCGATCTTGAAGCGATTAAAGAGAGTGTGAAACATAAAGAGCCACTCATCGGCATCAATCGTCTGAAAGAAGAGATTAAAACCCTAAAAACTGAAGTTGAATCTTTAAATGCTCACGCTGGAAAGTCTGTAGAATCTTTACATGTAAACGGCGTTGAACTCATTGTGGATGTATTGGGTGCTGGCGATATTAAAGCGCGCATTGATGATCTTAAAAATGAGAAAAACTCCGTTGCAGTGCTTTTACTGCAAGTTAAAGACGACAAAGTGATGATCGCTGCAGGTGTTAAAAATGCCGCGATTAAAGCAGGTGCGTGGATTAAAGAGATCGCGCCGATCGTTGGTGGCGGTGGAGGAGGGCGAGATGACTTTGCGCAAGCAGGGGGGAAAGATGCTTCTAAAATCGAAGAGGCAAAATCAGCAGCCCTCGCGTATGCAAAATCCATTCTTCAAGGCTAA